AGCGGTGATTCAAATGGTCAGCCAGAGCGATGTGCTGGCCAATCTGGCCCAGGCCCGTCGCCTGCTCGAACAGGCCGCTGCGCAAGGCGCGAAGCTGGCGGTGCTGCCGGAAAACTTCGCCGCCATGGGTCGTCGCGATGTCGTCGACATCGGTCGCGCCGAGGCGCTGGGTGAAGGGCCGATCCTGCCATGGTTGAAACAGACCGCCCGTGACCTCAAGTTATGGATAGTGGCGGGCACGTTGCCGTTGCCGCCGGTGGATCAGCCGATGGCCAAGTCTCACGCCTGTTCGTTGCTGGTCAACGATCAGGGCGAAACGGTGGCGCGCTACGACAAGTTGCACCTGTTCGATGTGGATGTGGCTGACAGCCGTGGGCGCTATCGTGAATCCGATGACTATGCTTTCGGAAGTGGAGTGGTGGTAGCCGACACGCCGGTGGGCCGATTGGGCCTGACGGTGTGTTATGACCTGCGCTTCCCCGAGCTGTACAGTGAATTGCGCGCTGCGGGCGCCGAGTTGATCACCGCGCCATCGGCGTTCACGGCGGTGACCGGCGCTGCGCACTGGGAGGTGCTGATTCGCGCACGGGCCATCGAGACACAGTGTTACGTGCTCGCGGCTGCCCAGGGTGGAACGCATCCGGGGCCGAGGGAAACCTGGGGGCATGCGGCGATTGTCGACCCCTGGGGCCGGGTCCTGGCGCAACAGGATCAAGGCGAGGCCGTGCTGCTGGCCGAACGCGATAGCAGCGAACAGGCGTCCATCCGGGCGCGGATGCCGGTGTCCAGTCACCGGCGCTTTTTCTCGCAGGGCGCCCGGCGACCTGCCTCAGAACGTTGAATTAAGGCGTAAAGCATATGAGCGAGTTGTTGTCCTCAGTCAGTGAACACCTCCTGGCGCCTGGCGGCGTCACCCTCGAAAGCCTGCAAGGTGTGCTCGGCGATCTGGCCGGCCCGGGCATTGATGCCGCCGACCTGTATTTCCAGGGACAGATTTCCGAGTCGTGGGCGCTGGAAGACGGGATCGTCAAGGAAGGCAGTTTCAACCTCGACCAGGGCGTTGGCGTGCGGGCGCAATCGGGTGAAAAGACCGGTTTTGCCTACAGCAATGCCATCACCCTCGAAGCCCTCGGTGCCGCGGCCCGTGCCGCCCGCTCGATCTCCCGTGCCGGGCAGAATGGCACGGTGCAGGCCTTCACCGCCCAGGACGTCGCGCAACTGTACGCGCCGGATAACCCCCTGGAAGTGCTGACCCGTGCGGAAAAGGTCGACCTGCTCAAGCGTATCGACGTTGCCACTCGCGCCCTCGACCCGCGTATCCAGCAAGTGACTGTGAGCATGGCCGGGGTCTGGGAGCGCATCCTGGTCGCCGCGACCGACGGCAGCCTGGCGGCGGATGTGCGTCCGCTGGTGCGCTTCAACGTCAGCGTGATCGTTGAACAGAACGGCCGCCGCGAGCGCGGTGGCCATGGTGGTGGCGGGCGTACCGACTACCGTTATTTCCTCGCCGAAGACCGCGCCATGGGCTATGCCCGTGAGGCGCTGCGTCAGGCGCTGGTCAACCTCGAAGCCATCCCGGCGCCGGCCGGTACGCTGCCGGTGGTATTGGGTTCGGGTTGGTCCGGTGTGCTGCTGCACGAAGCGGTCGGTCATGGCCTGGAAGGCGACTTCAACCGCAAGGGCAGTTCGGCCTACAGCGGCCGCATGGGCGAAATGGTTGCGTCCAAGCTGTGCACCATCGTCGATGACGGCACGCTGGCCGGTCGTCGCGGCTCGCTGAGTGTCGATGACGAAGGCACTCCAACCGAGTGCACCACGCTGATCGAGAACGGCGTCCTCAAGGGCTACATGCAGGACAAGCTCAACGCTCGCCTGATGGGCGTGGCCCGTACCGGCAACGGCCGTCGCGAGTCCTATGCGCACCTGCCGATGCCGCGCATGACCAACACCTACATGCTGGCGGGCGAGAGCGATCCGGCGGAAATCATCGCTTCGGTGAAACGCGGTATCTACTGCGCCAACCTCGGCGGCGGCCAGGTCGATATCACCAGCGGCAAGTTCGTGTTCTCCACCAGCGAGGCGTACCTGATCGAGGACGGCAAGATCACCGCGCCGGTCAAGGGCGCAACGCTGATCGGTAACGGTCCGGAAGCCATGAGCAAGGTGTCGATGGTCGGCAACGACCTGTCGCTGGACAGCGGCGTGGGTACGTGCGGCAAGGATGGGCAGTCGGTGCCGGTGGGTGTCGGCCAGCCAACGCTGAAGATCGACGCGATCACCGTGGGTGGCACGGGCGCGTAAGCTGTGAAGCTGCGGGTGGGGCGCCTGGCGACCCACCCGTTTGGAAACTCAGCGCAGGCCGCGTTGGGTTTCGTCCAGCTCACGGATGTATTTGAAGATTTTACGGCTCGAGGCAGGAGGCTTGTTGTGCGCCACCTCGTGCTGGGCCTGACGGACCAGGGAGCGTAACTGCTGGCGATCAGCCTCCGGGTACTCGGAGACGAATTTCTCCAGCACGGCGTCGTCACCGCCAATCAGGCGATCGCGCCAGCGTTCCAGGTTATGGAAACGTTCGTTGTATTGGCGAGTGGAGGCATCGAGTTGATCGAGCAGAACCAGAATCGCGTCAGTGTCCTGATCGCGCATCAGTTTGCCGATGAACTGCAAATGCCGTTTACGCGCGATGTGCGCAACGTGCTTGGGCGCATCCGCCAGGGCCCGGCGCAGGGCGTCGGTCAGCGGCAGTTTTGCCAGCAGGTCAGGCTTGAGCGTCGTGAGGCGCTCGCCGAGGTCAACCAGAGCATGCAGCTCGCGTTTGACCTGGGATTTGCTTTTTTCTCCCGTATCGAGGGAGTCGTCGTAAGAATCAACCATGGTGGCCGTCCGCAAGAAAACGCCGCCATGATAACCAGTCGGGGGCCGCTTGTCCGGCCCGGTCGCTCGAAGGCCTATCCCGATAGCAGAATTTGAGTGGAGAACAGCATGAGTGCAGTTGAAAGCGTCGGCCCACAAGCATTGCCGGCACTGCAGGAACAAGTCGAGCAGATCATTGCTGAAGCCAAGCGTCAGGGCGCCAGTGCCTGTGAGGTGGCGGTGTCGCTGGAGCAGGGCCTGTCGACCTCGGTGCGCCAGCGCGAAGTCGAAACGGTCGAGTTCAATCGCGACCAGGGTTTTGGCATCACCTTGTACGTGGGCCAGCGCAAGGGCTCGGCCAGCACCTCGGCCAGTGGCCCGGACGCGATTCGCGAAACCGTCGCCGCGGCACTGGCGATTGCCAAACATACGTCTGAGGACGAAGCCGCCGGCCTGGCGGATGCCGCGCTGATGGCCAGGGACCTGCAGGATTTCGACCTGTTCCACCAGTGGGACATCACCCCCGAGCAGGCCATCGAGAAAGCCCTGCTCTGCGAAGCCGCGGCTTTCGACGCCGACGCGCGGATCAAGAACGCCGACGGCACCACCTTGAGCACCCATCAGGGTTGCCGGGTCTACGGCAACAGTCATGGCTTCATTGGTGGCTATGCCTCGACGCGCCATAGCTTGAGCTGCGTGATGATCGCCGAGGCCGATGGCCAGATGCAGCGCGATTACTGGTATGACGTCAATCGCATTGGCACCTTGCTCGCCGACCCGGTGAGCATCGGCCAGCGTGCCGCACAGCGGGCCGCGAGCCGCCTGGGTGCGCGTCCGGTGCCAACCTGTGAAGTGCCAGTGCTGTTTTCCGCCGAGCTGGCCGGTGGTCTGTTCGGCAGTTTCCTTTCGGCGATTTCCGGCGGCAGCCTGTATCGCAAATCCTCGTTCCTGGAAGGCACCCTCGGGCAGAAGCTGTTTCCCGAATGGCTGACGATTGATGAACGTCCACACCTGGCCCGTGCCTTGGGCAGCGCGGCGTTCGACGGCGACGGCCTGGCCACTTATGCCAAGCCGTTCGTCGAAAAGGGCGAGTTGGTGTCCTACATCCTCGGCACCTATTCCGGGCGCAAACTGGGCATGCCGAGCACCGCCAACGCCGGTGGCGTGCACAACCTGTTCGTCACCCATGGCGACGAAGACCAGGCCGCGTTGCTGCGCCGCATGGGCCGTGGCCTGCTGGTCACCGAGCTGATGGGGCAGGGCCTGAACATGGTTACCGGCGACTACTCGCGCGGTGCGGCGGGCTACTGGGTGGAAAACGGTGAAATCCAGTTCGCCGTCCAGGAAGTGACCATTGCCGGCAACATGCGCGACATGTTCAAGCAGATCGTCGCGGTGGGTAACGACCTGGAAGTGCGCAGCAACATCCGCACGGGGTCGGTGCTGATCGAGCGCATGACGGTGGCGGGTAGCTAAACCGTTCGCTGCATGACAAAGGCGCGCCACCCATCGGGTGGCGCGCCTTTTTTTATCCTTACAACCTCCCCCTGTAGGAGCGAGCTTGCTCGCGATGGCGGCAAGA
This DNA window, taken from Pseudomonas sp. MYb118, encodes the following:
- the yjgA gene encoding ribosome biogenesis factor YjgA gives rise to the protein MVDSYDDSLDTGEKSKSQVKRELHALVDLGERLTTLKPDLLAKLPLTDALRRALADAPKHVAHIARKRHLQFIGKLMRDQDTDAILVLLDQLDASTRQYNERFHNLERWRDRLIGGDDAVLEKFVSEYPEADRQQLRSLVRQAQHEVAHNKPPASSRKIFKYIRELDETQRGLR
- a CDS encoding carbon-nitrogen hydrolase family protein; this encodes MSLAVIQMVSQSDVLANLAQARRLLEQAAAQGAKLAVLPENFAAMGRRDVVDIGRAEALGEGPILPWLKQTARDLKLWIVAGTLPLPPVDQPMAKSHACSLLVNDQGETVARYDKLHLFDVDVADSRGRYRESDDYAFGSGVVVADTPVGRLGLTVCYDLRFPELYSELRAAGAELITAPSAFTAVTGAAHWEVLIRARAIETQCYVLAAAQGGTHPGPRETWGHAAIVDPWGRVLAQQDQGEAVLLAERDSSEQASIRARMPVSSHRRFFSQGARRPASER
- the tldD gene encoding metalloprotease TldD, producing MSELLSSVSEHLLAPGGVTLESLQGVLGDLAGPGIDAADLYFQGQISESWALEDGIVKEGSFNLDQGVGVRAQSGEKTGFAYSNAITLEALGAAARAARSISRAGQNGTVQAFTAQDVAQLYAPDNPLEVLTRAEKVDLLKRIDVATRALDPRIQQVTVSMAGVWERILVAATDGSLAADVRPLVRFNVSVIVEQNGRRERGGHGGGGRTDYRYFLAEDRAMGYAREALRQALVNLEAIPAPAGTLPVVLGSGWSGVLLHEAVGHGLEGDFNRKGSSAYSGRMGEMVASKLCTIVDDGTLAGRRGSLSVDDEGTPTECTTLIENGVLKGYMQDKLNARLMGVARTGNGRRESYAHLPMPRMTNTYMLAGESDPAEIIASVKRGIYCANLGGGQVDITSGKFVFSTSEAYLIEDGKITAPVKGATLIGNGPEAMSKVSMVGNDLSLDSGVGTCGKDGQSVPVGVGQPTLKIDAITVGGTGA
- the pmbA gene encoding metalloprotease PmbA, whose protein sequence is MSAVESVGPQALPALQEQVEQIIAEAKRQGASACEVAVSLEQGLSTSVRQREVETVEFNRDQGFGITLYVGQRKGSASTSASGPDAIRETVAAALAIAKHTSEDEAAGLADAALMARDLQDFDLFHQWDITPEQAIEKALLCEAAAFDADARIKNADGTTLSTHQGCRVYGNSHGFIGGYASTRHSLSCVMIAEADGQMQRDYWYDVNRIGTLLADPVSIGQRAAQRAASRLGARPVPTCEVPVLFSAELAGGLFGSFLSAISGGSLYRKSSFLEGTLGQKLFPEWLTIDERPHLARALGSAAFDGDGLATYAKPFVEKGELVSYILGTYSGRKLGMPSTANAGGVHNLFVTHGDEDQAALLRRMGRGLLVTELMGQGLNMVTGDYSRGAAGYWVENGEIQFAVQEVTIAGNMRDMFKQIVAVGNDLEVRSNIRTGSVLIERMTVAGS